Part of the Propioniciclava sp. MC1595 genome is shown below.
GCAGGTCACGCCCCTGGAGTTCAGCAAGCTGCTGCCGTCGCTCTGACGCCGCGGTTTGGGACGCCGCGGAGGACGCCCCCGCGGTGTGTCAGTGTGTGTCAATCGTGAACACGCTCTTCGCCCCCTTCCAGCCCGACGCCCACGGCGTCCCGCTGACCGACGTCGTCATCCGGACGGCCTGCCGGGACGACCTGCCGTTCACCGCCGGCCTGGCTGCCCAGCGCGAGGGCGCGGGCGTGGCCGAGTGGACGGCGATCCACGGCCGCCAGTTCGAGGACGACAAGCGCGTGCTGCTGGTCGCCGAGCACGAGGACGAGGTGATCGGCTACGCCTGGCTGGCGTGGCTGACCCCGGTCGCCGACGGCGGCCGCAACGCCCCCGACGGCTGGTACCTCTCCGGCGTGGTCGTGGCCCCGGCGTTCCGCCGACGCGGCATCGGACGCCGCCTCACCCAGGCGCGCGTCGAGTGGGTCCTCGAGCGCGGGGAGCCGGCGTTCTACGCCGTCAGCGGCTCCAACCTGGCCTCCCGCGCCCTGCACGCCCAGCTCGGCTTCCGCGAGGTGACCGACGACTTCACCCTCCCCGGGGTGGTGTTCGGGCGCGGCGACGGGATCCTGTGCCGCGTCGACGCACGACCGGACGCCGAGGTCATCGACCTCGCCAGCCGCCGCTGAGCCTCACCCGGCCAGGTCCGCCACCAACGCGCCCAGGTGCCCGCCGATGTCGGCGTGCGCCCCGCTGGCGCTGACCCGGCGGGCCGCCACGGCGTCCGGCCACGCGAGGCGCCCGCTCGCCAGGGCGAGCCACGTGCCGGGGTCGGTCTCGACGACGTTGGGTGGCGTGCCGCGCGTGTGCGCGCTGGCCTGGCCCGGGACGCCGACCTGCACGGCGGCGAACGGGGGCACGCGCACCTCGACGAGCTTGCCCGGGAAGAGCACCTCCAGCTGGCCCAGGGTGGCCCGCACGGCCGCGGCCAGCTCGCTGCGCCCGACCTGGGCGCCGACGGCCACGGCGGCCGCGGTCGCGGAGGCGGCCGCGAGGGCCGCCCGGTCGGGGCGCCTCATCGGCGCGCGGTCGGCTCGGGGGAGGCCTGCGACGGCGGGGCGTACTGGCCGATGCCGCCGGGCACCGGCAGGCGCCGGTCGGCGAGCACGACCAACTGGCCGTCGGCCAGGCCGCTCACGACCTCGACCTTGCCCTGGCCGGTGCGGCCGGTCACCACGGTGACGGTGTCGGCGGTCTGGTCCATCGCGGCGCCGACGACCTCGACCGTGCCGGTGGTGTCGGTGATCTTCGTCACCGCCGAGGAGGGGACCGTGAGGACGTCGGCCGCCTGCGCCAGCGTCAGCGTCACGTCGGCCCACGAGCCGGGGTGCAGGGTCTGGTCGGGGTCGTCGGTGACGACCGTGGTCTCGTAGCGAGGCGACCCGCTCGCACCCGGCAGCACGCTGACGCCGGTGACCTGGCCGTCCAGGGTGGCGGGGCTGGCGAGCTGGCCGACCCGCGCGGTGACTCCCGGGGCGACGAGCGCGCGCACGGCGAGGGGGACCTCGACGGTCACGCGGGCCGCGCCCTCGCCGACGACGGTGGCCGACCGACCGCGCGAGCTCTCGCCCACGGCGAAGTCGAGCGCGCCGACGACCCCGGAGGTCGGGCTGGTCAGGGTCGCCGCGGCCAGGTCTGCCTCGGCGGACTCGAGCTGCTGGCGGGCCTGCAGCAGGCGGGCCCGGTCGTTGGCGATCGTCGCGTCGGTGACCATGCCGCCGAACGAGGCCGCCATCTGGGCCTCGAGGTCGGCCTGTGCCTTGCGGATCGCGTCCTCGGCGGCGGCGCGGGCCGCGGCCTCGACCTGCTGCTGGGCGGCAGCCATGGCCTCCTGCAGCTGGGCCTGCGCCTTGGCCATCGCCGCGGTCGCGGCCTGCGTCTGCGCGGCCAGGCCCTGGGCCGCGGCGCCGATCGCCATGCCGGCGCGGCCCTCGGCCTGCGCGAGCCCGACCATCGCGTCGGAGCACGCCTGCACCTGGTCGGCCATCCCGACCAGCTTGTCGAGCTGCTCGTCGAGGTCCACGTCGGGCAGCCGCGGCAGGCCCGGCACGCTGGGGCTCGGGGTCGCGCTCGGGCGCGGCGTCGGCTCGTCGGACGCCGTGGGCTGCGGCGAGCCGGGGTTCGGGTCGGGCGAGCCCGGGGGCTCGGGGGAGGGCGTCGCGCTCGGGGTGGCGCTCGGCTCGGGGCCGACCGTGGGCTCGGGGCTGGCGGACGGCTCCGGAATGGGGCTCGGCGTTGGGGTGGCGGAGCCCGTCGGGGTGGCGGTGGGCGAGGTGGTCGGCAGTGCCGTGGGCAGCGCGGTCGGGAGGGGGCTGG
Proteins encoded:
- a CDS encoding GNAT family N-acetyltransferase, which produces MNTLFAPFQPDAHGVPLTDVVIRTACRDDLPFTAGLAAQREGAGVAEWTAIHGRQFEDDKRVLLVAEHEDEVIGYAWLAWLTPVADGGRNAPDGWYLSGVVVAPAFRRRGIGRRLTQARVEWVLERGEPAFYAVSGSNLASRALHAQLGFREVTDDFTLPGVVFGRGDGILCRVDARPDAEVIDLASRR
- a CDS encoding sterol carrier family protein, which codes for MRRPDRAALAAASATAAAVAVGAQVGRSELAAAVRATLGQLEVLFPGKLVEVRVPPFAAVQVGVPGQASAHTRGTPPNVVETDPGTWLALASGRLAWPDAVAARRVSASGAHADIGGHLGALVADLAG
- a CDS encoding biotin/lipoyl-binding protein, which encodes MKRAGWIVAAVGAVVLGLVVWALQPRAAEAAYVTAPAARGAITQTISLVGPVERDGQATLEYRSDGMVTAVHVKVGDQVTAGQQIVSIDPAPLRLSVLQARAQLAQAEAQLDADLAAQRSGGSSLPAGLGGALGGGLPSMPGGSGGFGGTGGLPTGGFPGGLPGGGAPGGGMPGGGQAPAYLTELNASLADLQTAVERQQTQCTPVFSALQRLRDLRESLPSPLPTALPTALPTTSPTATPTGSATPTPSPIPEPSASPEPTVGPEPSATPSATPSPEPPGSPDPNPGSPQPTASDEPTPRPSATPSPSVPGLPRLPDVDLDEQLDKLVGMADQVQACSDAMVGLAQAEGRAGMAIGAAAQGLAAQTQAATAAMAKAQAQLQEAMAAAQQQVEAAARAAAEDAIRKAQADLEAQMAASFGGMVTDATIANDRARLLQARQQLESAEADLAAATLTSPTSGVVGALDFAVGESSRGRSATVVGEGAARVTVEVPLAVRALVAPGVTARVGQLASPATLDGQVTGVSVLPGASGSPRYETTVVTDDPDQTLHPGSWADVTLTLAQAADVLTVPSSAVTKITDTTGTVEVVGAAMDQTADTVTVVTGRTGQGKVEVVSGLADGQLVVLADRRLPVPGGIGQYAPPSQASPEPTARR